The proteins below are encoded in one region of Campylobacter rectus:
- the tgt gene encoding tRNA guanosine(34) transglycosylase Tgt has protein sequence MTFSIDKTDGVARAGTLTTAHSTIKTPVFMPVGTVGAVKSLDAVDMMQILGAQIILGNTYHLYLRPGSKVVKELGGLHGFTKFNRSFLTDSGGFQAFSLSKISKPDENGIKFKSHIDGSAHYFTPRSVLDTQYDLNSDIMMILDDLVALPAEKKRVELSIKRTIKWAREAIDYHKFKQDKGEGLTQNIFGIIQGGTDEAARKFCAEALCEMPFDGLAIGGLSVGESNQEMYDTVQAVMPYIDAARPRYLMGVGTPEDLVENVARGVDMFDCVMPTRNARNGTLFTSFGKINIKSAKFAADPAPIDPQCDCYACRNYSRAYLSHLYRAGELTFFRLASLHNLHYYLNLMRQMREAITAGEFEKFRRNFYAKRGKDAPSI, from the coding sequence ATGACTTTTAGTATAGATAAAACCGACGGTGTGGCGCGCGCGGGCACGCTAACGACCGCTCACTCTACGATCAAAACGCCCGTGTTTATGCCTGTAGGTACCGTGGGCGCCGTAAAGAGCCTAGACGCCGTGGATATGATGCAGATTTTAGGCGCCCAAATCATCTTAGGCAACACCTATCACCTCTACTTGCGCCCCGGCAGCAAGGTCGTAAAAGAGCTCGGCGGCCTGCACGGCTTTACTAAATTTAACCGCTCGTTTTTAACCGATAGCGGCGGCTTTCAGGCCTTTTCGCTAAGCAAAATCTCAAAACCGGACGAAAACGGCATCAAATTTAAAAGCCACATCGACGGCAGCGCGCACTATTTCACGCCGCGCTCGGTGCTAGATACCCAGTACGACCTAAACTCCGACATCATGATGATCCTTGATGATCTAGTCGCGCTTCCTGCCGAAAAAAAGCGCGTGGAACTAAGCATCAAACGCACGATAAAATGGGCGCGCGAGGCGATAGATTATCATAAATTTAAGCAAGACAAAGGCGAAGGGCTCACGCAAAATATATTCGGAATAATCCAAGGCGGCACGGATGAGGCGGCGCGTAAATTTTGCGCCGAAGCGCTGTGCGAGATGCCCTTTGACGGCCTTGCTATCGGGGGACTTAGCGTAGGCGAAAGTAATCAGGAGATGTACGACACCGTACAGGCCGTGATGCCCTACATCGACGCGGCGCGTCCGCGCTATCTCATGGGCGTAGGCACTCCTGAAGACCTCGTAGAAAACGTAGCCCGCGGCGTGGATATGTTTGACTGCGTGATGCCGACGCGAAACGCGCGCAACGGCACGCTATTTACGAGTTTTGGTAAGATAAATATCAAGTCCGCAAAATTTGCCGCCGATCCCGCTCCGATAGATCCCCAGTGCGACTGCTATGCGTGCCGCAACTACTCGCGCGCCTATCTTAGCCACCTATACCGAGCGGGTGAGCTGACGTTTTTCCGTTTGGCAAGCCTACATAACTTGCACTATTATCTAAATTTGATGCGGCAGATGAGAGAAGCGATAACGGCCGGCGAATTTGAAAAATTTAGGCGAAATTTCTACGCTAAACGCGGCAAAGACGCGCCGAGCATATAA
- a CDS encoding CorA family divalent cation transporter, whose product MSERDISGYFYDEECEYVYLVTDGSEQNYKFIFKDDKIYAQDGSQSGAEEFIRVVKKITSEFRAKIAEHSAQLESYEKIYAGKRDFTKFIKKHAILKYEIRKFQNKISHFYEALAICQNERPELKKQLKNYVYEAGVLKNAACENAARIDDIYAHIQSLKNDKINRNIYILTLLSALFLPLNFITGFFGMNTNGMFLNGFQNGTAIVAGSMLALFATLAGLFYFLGKRRE is encoded by the coding sequence GTGAGCGAGCGCGATATCTCGGGGTACTTTTACGACGAGGAGTGCGAGTACGTCTATCTCGTGACGGACGGCAGCGAACAAAACTATAAATTTATCTTTAAAGACGACAAAATTTACGCCCAGGACGGCAGCCAGAGCGGCGCGGAGGAGTTTATCCGCGTAGTAAAAAAGATAACGAGCGAGTTTCGCGCCAAGATCGCCGAGCACTCTGCCCAGCTTGAAAGCTACGAGAAAATCTACGCGGGCAAGAGGGATTTTACTAAATTTATAAAAAAGCACGCGATTTTAAAATACGAAATACGCAAATTTCAAAATAAAATTTCGCACTTTTACGAGGCTCTGGCGATCTGTCAGAACGAAAGACCCGAACTTAAAAAACAGCTAAAAAACTACGTCTACGAAGCCGGCGTGCTAAAAAATGCAGCCTGCGAAAATGCCGCCAGGATAGACGATATATACGCGCATATACAGAGCCTAAAAAACGACAAAATCAACCGAAACATATATATCCTGACGCTACTTTCGGCGCTATTTTTACCGCTAAATTTTATCACGGGATTTTTTGGGATGAATACGAACGGGATGTTTCTAAATGGCTTTCAAAACGGCACGGCGATCGTCGCCGGATCTATGCTTGCGCTTTTTGCGACGCTAGCGGGACTGTTTTATTTTCTGGGCAAAAGGCGGGAGTAA
- a CDS encoding TolC family protein: MRKILTIIAVVFFSGCAATQINKNYEQILLDANASSNSTANFTLERDWWKGYNQPRLNELIELALKNNIDLAKSAIAVNKALAQAGVLQADLVPSFNANLGAETGKNIKTGGSWNESYKSGVSLSYEIDLWRKLASSADAAIWEANATKYDLEAARLALVSSVAEKYFEILYQNESVNLYKILLQNYKQLETVARAKFELGKEEELSLKQIKSSILSAQNRILNAQKSIDAAERTLQNLLNERPGFELNSGGDLSEVSPQGVNLNVPLYVIGARPDLQAAIARIKEALLNVHSSEKSFYPSVTLGAGLSGGGNSASDAFSLKFLNGNVAINLPFLNYSKLKSRLKISELTFETMKLNYAQTLTTALNEIDASYKNLQKDEAVLRNINENLRNLSSISDIYKLKYELGKTELKNYLEAQNSLLEGRVGMLAQKYKILQDEMNVYKAMAGRAE; this comes from the coding sequence ATGAGAAAAATTTTAACGATAATCGCCGTAGTTTTTTTTAGCGGCTGTGCGGCGACACAGATAAACAAAAACTACGAGCAAATTTTGCTCGACGCTAACGCAAGCTCAAATTCGACGGCAAATTTTACGTTGGAGCGCGACTGGTGGAAGGGCTACAACCAGCCGCGGCTAAACGAACTAATCGAGCTCGCGCTAAAAAACAACATAGATCTTGCAAAATCTGCAATCGCCGTAAATAAAGCCCTCGCGCAAGCAGGCGTCTTGCAGGCCGATCTCGTACCTAGCTTTAACGCAAATTTGGGCGCGGAAACGGGTAAAAATATAAAAACCGGCGGCAGTTGGAATGAGAGCTATAAAAGCGGCGTTTCGCTAAGCTACGAGATCGATCTGTGGCGCAAGCTCGCAAGCTCGGCAGATGCCGCCATATGGGAAGCAAACGCCACAAAATACGACCTGGAGGCCGCTCGTCTCGCACTCGTTAGTAGCGTCGCGGAGAAGTATTTTGAGATACTTTATCAAAATGAGAGCGTAAATTTATATAAAATTTTACTGCAAAATTATAAACAGCTTGAAACCGTCGCGAGGGCGAAATTCGAGCTTGGCAAAGAAGAAGAGCTAAGTCTAAAGCAAATCAAAAGCTCTATCCTCTCGGCCCAAAACAGAATCCTAAACGCGCAAAAAAGTATCGATGCGGCGGAGCGGACGTTGCAAAATCTGCTAAATGAGAGACCGGGATTTGAGCTAAATTCGGGTGGAGATTTGAGTGAGGTCTCGCCGCAGGGCGTAAATTTAAATGTTCCGCTTTACGTTATCGGCGCGCGCCCTGATTTGCAAGCGGCGATCGCGCGCATAAAAGAAGCCTTGTTAAACGTGCATTCAAGCGAAAAAAGTTTTTACCCTAGCGTTACTTTGGGCGCGGGGCTGAGCGGCGGCGGAAATAGCGCGAGCGATGCGTTTAGCTTAAAATTTCTAAACGGAAATGTTGCGATAAATTTGCCGTTTTTAAACTATTCCAAGCTTAAATCAAGGTTAAAGATCTCCGAACTAACCTTTGAGACGATGAAGCTAAACTACGCGCAGACGCTAACGACCGCGCTAAACGAGATTGACGCGAGCTATAAAAATCTGCAAAAAGACGAGGCTGTTTTGCGAAATATAAATGAAAATTTGCGAAATTTAAGCTCTATCAGCGACATCTACAAGCTAAAATACGAACTGGGCAAAACAGAGCTGAAAAACTATTTGGAGGCGCAAAATTCGCTGCTTGAAGGCAGGGTAGGCATGCTCGCGCAAAAATACAAAATCCTGCAAGATGAAATGAACGTATATAAGGCGATGGCGGGACGAGCGGAGTAA
- a CDS encoding COG3400 family protein yields MKNILIVADGIVAKHFLERLFVSRSSTHHYVVIACGDEDYSDVNLENFTFYRFDPTSLDRLRQAASGYFSQFMIMLKDGFETISVYNNLRQISKKTEILMLDLWGLSGLEDDSHLTVLDARAVLTARLMDFLPDIPVVADNLGLGKGEIMEVKVPVGSSFMYRHISSITQKKWRIAMIYRGSNFMIAKPNLMILPGDVLLIVGEPSVLLSVFRSVKKETGQFPNPFGHNIYLFLDMKKMGEKLCIRLLEQSLKLHEKLNNRRLFVKVVNPALNLAYEKLKSVNDEMATVMFDYFGGGVGQIKDDVFKNDVGLVVTDNKFFSAHKRLLFELKKPVAAIGKSDIDEIKKGVVLSSGFGDEIESQSAVIMDCCSQLDMPITLYHFGRSGADEEMEEHFDSLAKIFGRKIEVVEDKNSNPILRLKKEQNLLQFVPFTKKISKKDAFAAFSNDMNRLYARLSDNYQIFIPIN; encoded by the coding sequence ATGAAAAATATCTTGATAGTTGCGGACGGCATTGTAGCGAAACATTTCTTAGAAAGACTATTCGTAAGCAGAAGCAGCACGCATCACTACGTCGTTATCGCTTGTGGAGACGAGGATTACTCGGACGTAAATTTAGAAAATTTTACCTTTTACCGCTTTGATCCGACTAGCCTTGATAGGCTGAGGCAGGCTGCTAGCGGCTATTTCAGCCAGTTTATGATAATGCTAAAAGACGGCTTTGAGACGATTAGCGTCTATAACAATCTGCGCCAAATCAGCAAAAAAACGGAAATTTTGATGCTTGATCTCTGGGGGCTTAGCGGGCTGGAGGACGACTCGCACCTAACGGTCTTGGACGCGCGAGCGGTGCTAACGGCTAGGCTCATGGACTTTTTACCAGATATCCCCGTCGTGGCCGATAACCTAGGCCTTGGCAAGGGCGAGATAATGGAAGTAAAAGTGCCGGTGGGCAGCTCCTTTATGTACCGTCACATCAGCTCCATAACGCAGAAAAAATGGCGCATCGCGATGATTTATCGTGGCTCAAATTTCATGATCGCAAAGCCTAATTTAATGATCCTGCCGGGCGACGTTTTGCTGATAGTGGGCGAACCAAGCGTGCTTTTAAGCGTATTTAGAAGCGTAAAAAAAGAAACCGGGCAGTTTCCAAACCCGTTTGGGCATAATATTTATCTGTTTTTAGACATGAAAAAGATGGGCGAAAAGCTGTGCATAAGGCTGCTTGAGCAGAGTCTAAAACTGCACGAAAAGCTAAACAACAGGCGCCTTTTCGTCAAGGTCGTAAATCCTGCGCTAAATTTAGCCTACGAAAAGCTAAAATCCGTAAACGACGAGATGGCGACGGTGATGTTTGATTATTTCGGGGGTGGAGTAGGGCAGATAAAAGACGATGTTTTTAAAAACGACGTCGGGCTTGTGGTGACGGATAATAAATTTTTCTCCGCGCACAAAAGGCTGCTTTTCGAGCTAAAAAAACCAGTCGCCGCCATCGGTAAAAGCGACATCGACGAGATCAAAAAGGGCGTGGTGCTAAGTAGCGGTTTTGGCGACGAGATAGAGAGCCAATCGGCCGTCATCATGGACTGCTGCTCGCAGCTTGATATGCCCATAACGCTTTATCACTTCGGCCGAAGCGGCGCGGACGAGGAGATGGAGGAGCATTTTGACAGCTTGGCTAAGATTTTCGGGCGTAAGATCGAAGTCGTGGAGGACAAAAATTCAAATCCGATTTTAAGGCTAAAAAAAGAGCAAAATTTGCTCCAGTTCGTGCCGTTTACGAAAAAGATCAGTAAAAAAGACGCCTTTGCGGCGTTTTCAAACGATATGAACCGTCTTTACGCGCGCCTTAGCGATAATTATCAAATTTTTATACCGATAAATTAG